Proteins encoded by one window of Flavobacterium sp. N502540:
- a CDS encoding ROK family protein, with the protein MVTKNDTQLSKSYAIGIDIGGTSLKCGVVNELGEILFSFIVSLKEARTEKEIISLMVDAITQCTDQLNEPIVGIGIGFPGLIENDIIIGGGVNLPGFEQLPLGKILNDLTGHSVVIDNDANLMGLAELIYGAAKDSTDAVFLTIGTGIGGAIMINKGLYSGFKNRGGELGHTVIQQNGIACNCGGRGCLETYASVTALIKYYQSQNPAADENIDGKTIIEKYLAGENHAIKTMEHHFDYLAAGIVNFVNIFSPQKVIIGGGISEAGQFYIDELTHRVKTFAIPIAFAHTRIVAADLGNRAGLLGACANAFQKFKNLKYSTT; encoded by the coding sequence ATGGTTACCAAAAATGACACACAACTATCTAAATCGTACGCAATTGGAATAGACATTGGCGGTACTTCACTGAAATGTGGCGTTGTGAATGAACTGGGAGAAATTTTATTTTCGTTCATAGTATCCTTAAAAGAAGCCCGAACCGAGAAAGAAATCATCAGCTTAATGGTCGATGCGATCACACAATGTACCGACCAGTTAAACGAACCCATTGTGGGAATCGGAATTGGTTTTCCGGGTCTGATTGAAAATGACATTATCATTGGTGGAGGCGTTAACTTACCCGGTTTCGAACAATTACCCTTAGGAAAAATTCTAAATGACTTAACCGGACATTCTGTTGTAATTGATAACGATGCTAACTTAATGGGACTTGCCGAATTGATTTACGGGGCTGCCAAAGACAGTACCGATGCTGTTTTTCTAACCATTGGTACCGGAATAGGCGGTGCCATTATGATTAATAAAGGCTTGTACAGCGGTTTCAAAAATCGTGGTGGCGAACTGGGCCATACAGTAATTCAGCAAAATGGTATCGCCTGTAATTGCGGTGGACGAGGCTGTCTGGAAACCTACGCTTCTGTAACCGCTTTAATCAAGTACTATCAATCTCAAAATCCTGCCGCAGATGAAAATATTGACGGCAAAACCATCATCGAAAAATACCTTGCCGGAGAAAATCATGCGATAAAAACCATGGAACATCATTTTGATTACCTGGCTGCCGGAATTGTCAATTTTGTCAACATCTTCAGTCCGCAAAAAGTAATCATTGGAGGAGGTATTAGCGAAGCAGGTCAGTTTTATATTGACGAATTAACCCACAGAGTCAAAACCTTTGCCATCCCGATTGCCTTTGCACACACCCGTATAGTTGCAGCCGATCTGGGCAACAGAGCGGGATTATTGGGCGCCTGTGCTAATGCTTTTCAGAAATTTAAAAATCTGAAATACAGCACAACATAA
- a CDS encoding two-component regulator propeller domain-containing protein, translated as MKKTIAIAVLFYLILFAAKSQAQVQDRYFRTISVDKGLSQSSVFAIEQDTLGFIWIGTQDGLNRYDSKGFKVYRPVRNVKNSLQSYYIRSLFTDHKGQLWVGGNQGISVYNYSTDSFTNYKLPRTIGEWYISSITEDPAHRIWATSITGEVFVLNPEEQNFSSIRFNASSHEIKKIAYIGVWQKQIILGTDVGLFKLNPNSHQLIKINLGLKKPYINAVYIDNKKLWVATEGEGLICYNDENGQTSSLLHTAGTKSIADNNIRCIGKDTEGNIWLGTFKGLTIFNPKTNSFSNYYHQIAQPYTISQNSVRCFFRDKQNGIWLGTYYGGINYYHKNDIKFNLLSQNSGKPSLNDEVIGAIKQDSKGNFWIGSNDKGVNYWNKNANTINYFSNSENNPNSLSSNNIKAIEFDDKGNVLIGTHNGGLNVLNPNTGFVQRFRHDENNPNSIAGDLVYSLLKDSKGRIWVGTRSGLDQFHPETKSFTHLHLDKAGKRLASDDITFLFEDSKHRIWIGTTNGVTLFYPDTNLFATIGRGKLSDDIINCITEDSKHRIWMGTREGLRLYDETQESFKNSKARKDFVKENIYGILPDDEGNLWISTNSGLIKFNPDKGSVQTFDESDGLQNKQFNDYAFCKAKDGMLLFGGIKGLSYFYPTIVKQQPLPLKLSFTALEVLNKTVAAGDDTDILEGHIDQTGELEIGPEYKQFSIFFNTFNYISSNRTYYYYKLEGIDKDWQRTDELKVSYSNLSAGNYNFQIKAIGPNGEMSAVRNLKVVILPPWYKTIWFSLLLLAIIGTAAYIGFKIIKERIKAVQQLKLERIDKERVNYINQVKMDFFTNVSHELRTPLTLILAPLEELLKMPFADKISKKKHELMFINAKRLYNLVDQLFEFRKTEMGTRQLKVGKGDIVSFTQEIFESFKPLSEKNSIHYTYHSEEPQLSFYFDKDAMEKILFNLLSNAFKYTKTGQSISVTLVQKKDTVQIKVTDTGVGISAEDLSKVFDRFYQVNNREMNLGSGVGLAFTKRLVELHHGEITAESKMQEGSSFTVTIPISDAIYQNDQHVEESAYDLAILSDNDLENEDTLLPEENEIIEKNQPIKLLIVDDNKEILDYLQDYFSKIYEVTVAHNGQMALELLEIQPYDLIISDVMMPELDGLHFCKRVKQNINTSHIPLMLLTARTETSQQIKGLEMGADDYITKPFSTPLLAAKITNLLRSRKRLKEYYAVGKEMVPENIAFNTLDEEFLKQAIRIVEDHLANSEFSVDQFSREIGMSRSNLYLKLKAITGESAMDFIKRIRFKKAVELMQSKRYTIAQITYMCGFNSPSYFSTAFKQHYGCMPSEYLAKIDDTKE; from the coding sequence ATGAAGAAAACGATTGCCATAGCTGTGCTTTTCTATCTTATCCTTTTTGCCGCTAAAAGTCAGGCTCAGGTACAGGATCGATACTTCCGTACGATTTCGGTCGATAAAGGCTTGTCGCAAAGTTCCGTTTTTGCTATTGAACAGGATACTCTGGGTTTTATCTGGATAGGAACTCAGGACGGACTAAATCGTTATGACAGTAAAGGCTTTAAAGTTTATCGTCCCGTAAGGAATGTCAAAAACAGTTTGCAATCGTACTACATCCGAAGCTTATTTACCGATCATAAAGGGCAATTATGGGTGGGCGGTAATCAGGGAATTAGTGTTTACAATTACAGTACCGACAGCTTTACCAATTACAAGCTTCCGCGAACTATTGGCGAATGGTACATCTCCTCAATCACAGAAGACCCTGCACATAGAATTTGGGCAACCTCGATTACCGGAGAAGTTTTTGTTCTGAACCCTGAAGAACAGAATTTTTCATCCATCCGATTTAATGCTTCGTCACACGAAATCAAAAAAATTGCCTACATCGGCGTTTGGCAAAAACAAATAATTCTGGGAACAGATGTTGGTCTCTTTAAACTAAATCCCAACTCACATCAGCTTATAAAAATTAATTTAGGCCTAAAAAAGCCGTATATCAATGCGGTTTATATCGATAATAAAAAGCTGTGGGTGGCAACCGAAGGAGAAGGTCTAATTTGCTACAATGACGAAAATGGTCAGACCTCTTCTCTGCTCCACACTGCCGGAACCAAGAGTATTGCAGATAACAACATCAGATGTATTGGAAAAGATACCGAAGGAAATATCTGGCTCGGCACTTTTAAAGGACTCACCATTTTTAATCCTAAAACCAACTCTTTCAGTAATTATTACCATCAGATCGCACAGCCTTACACCATCAGTCAAAACTCAGTTCGCTGTTTCTTTAGAGACAAACAAAACGGAATCTGGCTGGGAACGTATTACGGAGGCATAAATTACTATCATAAAAACGATATTAAATTCAATTTGTTAAGCCAAAACTCAGGAAAACCTTCTTTGAATGATGAGGTCATTGGTGCAATCAAACAAGATTCAAAAGGTAATTTCTGGATTGGAAGCAATGACAAAGGCGTGAATTACTGGAACAAAAATGCCAATACCATCAACTATTTTTCGAACAGTGAGAACAACCCAAACAGTTTAAGTTCGAACAATATCAAGGCCATTGAATTTGACGATAAGGGGAATGTATTAATTGGTACCCACAATGGCGGATTAAATGTACTCAACCCGAATACCGGTTTTGTACAGCGTTTTCGCCATGACGAAAACAATCCCAACTCGATCGCAGGAGATTTGGTTTATAGCTTATTAAAAGACTCCAAAGGCCGTATCTGGGTAGGTACACGATCAGGGTTGGACCAGTTTCATCCGGAAACCAAATCGTTTACACACCTCCATTTAGACAAAGCCGGAAAACGTCTGGCGTCAGATGATATTACTTTTCTTTTTGAAGACAGCAAACACCGAATCTGGATTGGAACTACCAACGGTGTGACTCTTTTTTATCCGGACACTAATCTGTTTGCCACTATCGGTCGAGGCAAATTAAGCGATGATATTATAAATTGCATAACCGAAGATTCAAAACACCGGATCTGGATGGGTACCCGTGAAGGATTACGGTTGTACGATGAAACTCAGGAGTCCTTCAAAAATAGTAAAGCCCGAAAAGATTTTGTTAAAGAAAACATTTACGGCATCCTTCCGGACGACGAAGGAAATTTATGGATTTCGACCAACAGCGGCTTAATCAAATTTAATCCCGACAAAGGTTCTGTACAGACTTTTGACGAAAGTGATGGTCTGCAGAACAAACAATTTAACGATTATGCCTTTTGCAAAGCCAAAGACGGTATGCTGCTTTTTGGTGGAATCAAAGGACTTTCCTATTTCTATCCTACGATTGTAAAACAGCAGCCCCTTCCTTTAAAATTAAGTTTTACCGCTTTAGAAGTACTAAACAAAACGGTTGCCGCCGGAGATGATACCGACATACTCGAAGGACATATTGACCAAACCGGCGAATTAGAAATTGGACCTGAATACAAACAGTTCAGCATCTTCTTTAATACGTTTAATTATATTTCTTCCAATCGAACTTATTACTACTACAAACTGGAAGGAATCGACAAAGACTGGCAGCGAACAGATGAGCTTAAAGTAAGTTACAGCAATTTATCTGCAGGAAACTACAACTTCCAGATCAAAGCCATTGGACCAAACGGAGAAATGAGTGCTGTTCGAAACTTAAAAGTTGTTATACTTCCGCCCTGGTATAAAACCATCTGGTTTTCATTGTTATTGCTCGCCATCATTGGTACGGCAGCCTATATAGGTTTTAAAATTATAAAAGAAAGAATAAAAGCCGTTCAGCAATTAAAATTGGAACGCATCGATAAAGAACGCGTAAACTACATCAATCAGGTTAAAATGGATTTCTTTACCAATGTTTCTCATGAACTAAGAACTCCTTTAACCCTGATCTTAGCGCCTCTGGAAGAACTTTTAAAAATGCCTTTTGCTGATAAAATTTCCAAAAAGAAACATGAGCTTATGTTTATCAATGCCAAAAGACTGTATAATTTGGTCGATCAGCTTTTTGAGTTTCGGAAAACCGAAATGGGTACACGACAATTAAAAGTCGGCAAAGGTGATATTGTAAGCTTTACGCAAGAGATTTTTGAATCTTTTAAACCGCTTTCAGAGAAAAACAGCATTCACTATACCTATCATTCTGAAGAGCCGCAATTGTCATTTTATTTTGACAAAGATGCTATGGAAAAAATCCTCTTCAATCTTTTGTCTAATGCTTTTAAATATACTAAAACCGGGCAAAGTATTTCGGTCACACTAGTACAGAAAAAGGATACGGTACAAATAAAAGTCACGGACACAGGGGTCGGAATTAGTGCGGAAGATTTATCGAAGGTTTTCGACCGTTTTTATCAGGTAAATAATCGCGAAATGAATTTGGGTTCCGGTGTTGGTCTGGCCTTTACCAAACGTCTGGTCGAATTGCATCACGGTGAAATTACCGCCGAAAGTAAAATGCAGGAAGGAAGCAGTTTTACTGTTACCATTCCTATTTCGGATGCGATTTACCAAAACGATCAGCATGTGGAAGAATCTGCTTATGACCTCGCAATCCTGTCCGATAACGATCTTGAAAATGAAGATACCTTACTGCCGGAAGAAAATGAAATCATCGAAAAAAATCAACCAATTAAGCTTCTGATCGTCGACGACAACAAAGAGATTTTAGATTATCTACAGGACTATTTCAGTAAAATATACGAGGTCACCGTAGCTCATAATGGACAAATGGCATTGGAACTTCTCGAAATCCAGCCTTATGACCTGATCATCAGCGACGTGATGATGCCCGAACTGGATGGTTTACACTTTTGCAAACGCGTCAAACAAAACATTAATACTTCGCACATTCCGTTGATGTTATTAACGGCAAGAACCGAAACCAGCCAGCAGATAAAAGGACTCGAAATGGGTGCCGATGATTATATTACCAAACCATTTTCGACACCGTTACTCGCCGCAAAAATTACCAATCTGTTGCGCTCCCGTAAAAGACTGAAAGAATATTATGCAGTTGGAAAAGAAATGGTCCCTGAAAATATTGCTTTTAATACGCTGGATGAGGAGTTTCTAAAACAAGCTATTCGTATTGTTGAAGATCATTTGGCCAATTCTGAATTTTCAGTGGATCAGTTTAGCAGAGAAATTGGGATGAGCCGATCAAATCTGTATTTAAAACTAAAAGCCATTACCGGAGAATCGGCTATGGATTTTATCAAACGAATCCGATTTAAAAAAGCGGTCGAATTGATGCAGAGCAAACGTTATACGATTGCACAAATCACCTATATGTGCGGCTTTAACTCTCCTTCTTATTTTTCAACAGCCTTTAAACAGCATTATGGCTGTATGCCAAGTGAGTACTTAGCAAAAATCGACGATACAAAAGAATAA
- a CDS encoding RagB/SusD family nutrient uptake outer membrane protein has product MKNNIFSRKTLIAAGIACLLLPLNSCDKELEVTPYSYFTTANFFSNTNEANMATLGVYETMSSLDSYGWNISLIFDADTDIEQMSGIGADDWRTIAHYQGISQTNTFYTAWSKLYEGIDRANVVIERIPQMDLFSNGNATQKEQLNRYLGEAKFLRGFYYSELVRLWGDVPFKTKSSQSGDNLRGALVDRQEIYSQIIKDMTEASLLLPEQLPTDERINKWGAKAMLARVALFAGGYSLNADGTMKRPSNYKDYYKLAQQQINDVMAQNPYKLNPSYAKIFKNQCQHVLEPTENIFQVAFYNPSGNLGNASWVGNFNGPATAAGFYPSNISRCLVPKPFYNSFNAADQRRDFSIATYSINNLGNKLPLLTTNQDERWTVGKWSREYQTNATAERVYTHINWVIMRYSDLLLMRAEVENELNEGPNTIAYDAINQVRKRAFGADIQGSRIAVDLKTKGSGYTNAANVLIQITGGGGTDAAAAVINLSSGGINTIGMLRSGDGYTSVPNVTITTTDGKGTGATATARLLAKPTTTEMSLATGLSKDNFLKAVQQERAWELSGEGMRRADLIRWGILGDKLIETSAAVKQIRSTYFFPAITNFVAGKHELYPYPQNETDVNKNITRQNPKY; this is encoded by the coding sequence ATGAAAAACAATATATTTTCCCGCAAAACACTTATAGCAGCCGGTATTGCCTGCCTCTTATTACCGCTTAATTCCTGCGACAAAGAACTGGAAGTTACCCCCTACTCTTACTTTACCACTGCCAACTTTTTCTCGAATACGAACGAAGCCAACATGGCTACTCTTGGAGTTTACGAAACCATGTCGTCACTGGACAGTTATGGCTGGAACATTTCGTTGATTTTTGATGCCGATACCGATATCGAACAAATGAGTGGAATTGGTGCCGATGACTGGAGAACGATAGCACACTATCAGGGAATTTCTCAAACCAATACATTCTACACCGCTTGGAGTAAATTGTATGAAGGAATTGACAGAGCCAATGTAGTGATCGAAAGAATTCCTCAAATGGATCTTTTTTCAAACGGCAACGCAACCCAAAAAGAGCAGCTAAACAGATACCTGGGTGAAGCGAAATTTCTTCGTGGTTTCTATTATTCCGAACTCGTACGTTTATGGGGAGATGTTCCGTTTAAAACGAAAAGTTCCCAATCCGGAGACAATCTAAGAGGAGCTCTTGTAGACCGTCAGGAAATTTATAGCCAGATCATCAAAGACATGACCGAGGCCTCACTTCTCCTTCCGGAACAGCTGCCTACAGACGAGCGCATCAACAAATGGGGAGCCAAAGCCATGCTGGCCAGAGTAGCATTATTTGCCGGAGGATATTCTTTAAATGCAGATGGAACAATGAAACGTCCTTCAAACTACAAAGACTATTACAAACTGGCTCAGCAGCAGATCAATGATGTTATGGCGCAGAATCCGTATAAACTAAACCCATCCTACGCCAAAATTTTTAAAAATCAGTGTCAGCATGTACTGGAACCTACCGAGAATATTTTTCAGGTTGCTTTTTATAATCCGTCAGGAAACTTAGGAAATGCCTCCTGGGTAGGTAACTTCAACGGTCCGGCAACAGCAGCCGGTTTCTATCCATCCAATATTTCGAGATGTTTAGTACCAAAACCATTTTACAATAGTTTTAATGCTGCCGATCAGCGTCGAGATTTTTCCATTGCCACCTACTCCATCAACAATCTGGGGAACAAACTTCCGCTTTTAACCACCAATCAGGATGAAAGATGGACCGTTGGTAAATGGAGCAGAGAATATCAGACCAACGCAACCGCAGAAAGAGTATACACCCACATCAATTGGGTAATCATGCGTTATTCTGATTTGCTTTTGATGCGTGCTGAGGTAGAAAACGAACTAAACGAAGGTCCAAATACCATTGCTTATGATGCTATCAATCAGGTTCGTAAAAGAGCCTTTGGTGCCGACATACAGGGAAGTCGAATTGCGGTTGACTTAAAAACAAAAGGTTCCGGATATACCAATGCAGCCAATGTTTTAATACAAATCACAGGCGGTGGCGGAACCGATGCGGCAGCGGCAGTAATCAATCTTTCTTCAGGAGGAATCAATACCATAGGGATGTTACGTTCCGGCGATGGTTATACCTCTGTTCCTAACGTAACCATTACTACTACAGACGGAAAAGGTACCGGAGCAACCGCAACCGCAAGATTATTAGCTAAACCAACTACAACCGAAATGAGCTTAGCAACAGGTCTAAGCAAAGACAATTTCCTAAAAGCCGTTCAACAAGAGAGAGCGTGGGAACTTTCGGGCGAAGGAATGCGAAGAGCCGATTTGATCCGATGGGGAATCTTAGGGGATAAATTGATCGAAACAAGTGCCGCGGTCAAACAAATCCGATCGACTTATTTCTTCCCGGCAATTACCAATTTTGTAGCCGGAAAACATGAATTATACCCTTATCCACAAAATGAAACAGATGTGAACAAAAACATCACACGTCAGAATCCAAAGTATTAG
- a CDS encoding DUF4962 domain-containing protein gives MIQKKIFTLVASLVLLPAFSQQSSAILKLTAEKLHSRVREWPYPVNGITVPTNAPALLWPGTNGKKMVTPMESGSDIPEDPNIGNVRYKVMLASDKNFTKNPFTSAEQRWAVYPLHQSLKAGKWYWKYGYALKGSDQWTWSPVYDFVVDAKYASQKVSPPISEVLKRNEGAHPLLWDMNRIGEDFYRNNLNNPEAKKFIAFAEKLMLAPLPTEKPQRVIDTTGKNPLEKKIIIERMYHGFGDAVGNPVRNLCIAYQLTKDKRFILDAKRRALNIASMNPDGLATGDDFTSGAVLEALGWFYDSGYDFLTPQEKETFKNSITIRAKRVYDHLPNRFELHVSDNHVWQITLRNLAIATVAVINDVPEAKEWLTYMYEVWSARFPVLGTTDGGWHEGNGYFRVNFKSIIYLSQMFGDFSGVDYFKLPWMQNLPYYMLYTHPNGAASTAIGDMWENIPYIVKGEAWFADALTYRMNDPYLNWYVGEIKRDYPAYYHGTDDFLFFRLLNYKPNRNLPATSPEKLPKTRKFADVGVVAMHEDLTKANTTLSSYLFSSPFGSSGHGHASQNAFTINYKGKVLFGGTGYYSNFSDKHNLLDYRSSKAYNTILADSLNQKIGEEGYGWIPRALSGQHIQYALGDASNAYGDIKSDSWLNRFKQINVVPNKTNGYGESGVTLYRRHMLQLEGGYIVLYDELEAQNPVKWTTQFHCPYYVIEGQNSANAKQQNFTVQTDLGNVNASVFANSPLKMAVHHQFYEAAVNWNKVTNDEGQIKDFKDQWHAGITSEPKQKFRYLTIIQIKDGKTEVIKTGSDKGFLSRFQVGDWDIRVQLDGEKPAALQVTGKRIKSLFNYGSLPITFEGKTFSPKIAGSSVLLEMNGSKIDQQEAVDELPDVAKYDKN, from the coding sequence ATGATTCAGAAAAAAATATTCACATTAGTCGCATCGCTTGTGTTGCTGCCTGCTTTTAGTCAACAATCATCAGCAATTCTAAAACTCACCGCCGAAAAATTACATTCAAGAGTACGTGAATGGCCTTATCCTGTAAACGGAATTACGGTACCCACCAATGCTCCTGCCTTGCTTTGGCCTGGAACCAATGGAAAAAAAATGGTAACCCCAATGGAAAGCGGAAGCGATATTCCGGAAGATCCCAATATTGGCAATGTACGCTACAAAGTGATGCTGGCAAGCGATAAAAACTTCACCAAAAACCCGTTCACCAGTGCCGAACAGCGCTGGGCCGTTTATCCATTACACCAGAGTTTAAAAGCCGGAAAATGGTACTGGAAATACGGCTATGCCTTAAAAGGCAGCGATCAATGGACCTGGTCTCCGGTTTACGATTTCGTCGTAGATGCAAAATATGCTTCCCAAAAAGTATCTCCTCCCATTAGCGAAGTCCTTAAACGAAATGAAGGCGCACATCCTCTTTTATGGGATATGAATCGTATTGGAGAAGATTTTTACCGAAACAATCTGAACAATCCCGAAGCTAAAAAATTTATTGCTTTCGCAGAAAAACTAATGCTGGCTCCTCTTCCCACAGAGAAACCGCAAAGAGTAATTGATACCACAGGCAAAAATCCGTTAGAGAAAAAAATTATTATAGAAAGAATGTATCACGGTTTTGGGGATGCCGTTGGAAACCCTGTTCGCAATTTATGTATCGCCTATCAGCTCACCAAAGACAAACGCTTCATTTTAGATGCCAAGCGCAGAGCTTTAAACATCGCCAGCATGAATCCTGACGGCCTGGCAACAGGAGATGATTTTACAAGTGGTGCTGTCCTCGAGGCATTAGGATGGTTTTACGATAGCGGTTATGATTTTTTAACGCCTCAGGAAAAAGAAACCTTCAAAAATAGCATTACGATTAGAGCCAAAAGAGTTTACGACCATTTGCCCAATCGTTTTGAGCTGCACGTAAGCGACAATCATGTTTGGCAAATCACCTTACGCAACCTTGCCATCGCAACCGTAGCCGTAATTAATGATGTTCCGGAAGCCAAAGAATGGCTCACCTATATGTACGAAGTCTGGTCGGCACGTTTTCCGGTATTGGGTACTACCGATGGTGGCTGGCATGAAGGAAACGGTTATTTCAGAGTCAACTTTAAATCGATTATTTACCTGTCTCAAATGTTTGGTGATTTTAGCGGTGTCGATTATTTTAAATTACCGTGGATGCAGAATCTTCCGTATTATATGCTATACACCCATCCAAACGGTGCGGCAAGTACTGCCATTGGCGACATGTGGGAAAACATTCCGTACATCGTAAAAGGCGAAGCCTGGTTTGCCGATGCTTTGACCTACCGCATGAATGATCCTTATCTGAACTGGTATGTTGGTGAAATCAAAAGAGACTATCCGGCCTACTATCACGGTACCGATGATTTCTTATTCTTCAGGTTACTGAACTACAAACCCAATAGAAACTTACCTGCAACCTCGCCCGAAAAACTCCCTAAAACGCGCAAATTTGCTGATGTGGGCGTCGTAGCCATGCATGAAGATCTGACCAAAGCCAATACAACCCTGAGCAGTTATTTGTTCAGCAGTCCGTTTGGTTCTTCCGGTCACGGTCACGCTTCCCAAAATGCCTTTACGATTAATTATAAAGGAAAAGTCCTCTTTGGCGGAACCGGCTACTACAGTAATTTTAGCGACAAACACAATCTTTTAGATTACAGATCCTCAAAAGCTTATAACACCATTTTAGCCGACAGTCTGAACCAAAAAATTGGAGAAGAAGGTTACGGATGGATCCCAAGAGCACTTTCCGGTCAACACATTCAGTACGCTTTAGGTGATGCCAGCAATGCTTATGGAGACATAAAAAGTGATTCCTGGCTGAACAGATTCAAACAAATTAACGTAGTACCCAATAAAACAAACGGTTACGGAGAATCGGGTGTGACCTTGTACCGCAGACATATGCTGCAACTCGAAGGCGGTTATATTGTTTTATACGACGAATTGGAAGCCCAAAATCCCGTAAAATGGACTACCCAGTTTCATTGTCCGTACTATGTCATCGAAGGACAAAATTCGGCGAATGCCAAACAGCAAAATTTCACGGTACAAACAGATTTAGGAAATGTAAACGCCAGTGTTTTTGCTAATAGTCCGCTAAAAATGGCTGTACACCATCAATTTTACGAAGCCGCTGTCAACTGGAATAAAGTAACCAACGACGAAGGTCAAATCAAAGATTTTAAAGACCAATGGCATGCAGGAATCACTTCTGAACCCAAACAAAAATTCAGATATTTAACCATCATACAAATAAAAGACGGCAAAACGGAAGTAATCAAAACAGGATCAGACAAAGGTTTCTTGTCGCGTTTTCAGGTGGGTGACTGGGACATACGGGTACAATTAGACGGCGAAAAACCCGCTGCCTTACAAGTTACCGGAAAAAGGATAAAATCATTATTCAACTATGGAAGTTTACCCATTACATTTGAAGGTAAAACATTTTCTCCTAAAATTGCAGGAAGTTCGGTCTTACTTGAAATGAATGGTTCCAAAATAGACCAACAGGAAGCTGTTGACGAATTACCGGATGTTGCCAAGTACGACAAAAATTAA
- a CDS encoding sulfatase has translation MILQKVIEFVCLLGIGAIPLSGNAQTTARPNILIIMTDQQTADAMSIAGNKDLQTPAMDKLAQNGIRFTKAYCAQPLCTPSRTALMSGKMPFETGFVGNAPEKDGQWPDDLLMMGKIFQNGGYKTGYVGKWHLPVPTTKKSQHGFEYIENTSFQDYNDAATPSFCARFIKENKNTPFLLVASFLNPHDICEWARDEDLKMDVLEKAPPVDQCPQLPANWKIPEYEPKIVRDQQKVSFRTYPSVNWTADQWRQYRWAYNRLVEKVDGYIEMVLASLKKYNIEKNTIIVFTADHGDGYAGHSWNQKQILYEESAKIPFIISKIGEWKPRTDELLVCNGTDIIPTICGFTGVPKPAYLKGIDISKNIANPTQILRDTLVIETDFADNEELLNISGRAVITQNLKYIVYNKGDLKEQLFNLTTDPGEITNLAVNKAYKKELIALRRYLKEWCKKNGDPFQSGL, from the coding sequence ATGATATTACAGAAAGTCATAGAATTTGTTTGTTTGTTGGGCATAGGGGCTATTCCTTTATCCGGCAATGCCCAAACCACTGCACGTCCAAACATCCTGATCATCATGACCGATCAGCAAACTGCCGATGCGATGAGTATTGCAGGAAACAAGGATCTTCAGACTCCTGCAATGGACAAGCTCGCGCAAAATGGAATCCGTTTTACCAAAGCCTATTGTGCTCAGCCTTTATGTACTCCGTCACGCACCGCCCTCATGAGTGGAAAAATGCCTTTTGAAACTGGCTTCGTAGGCAATGCTCCCGAAAAAGACGGTCAATGGCCTGACGATTTACTAATGATGGGGAAAATTTTCCAAAACGGAGGATACAAAACCGGCTATGTAGGCAAATGGCATCTTCCGGTTCCTACTACCAAAAAAAGCCAGCACGGTTTTGAGTACATCGAAAACACCAGTTTTCAGGATTACAACGATGCAGCGACACCTTCCTTTTGTGCGCGCTTCATTAAAGAAAATAAAAACACTCCTTTTCTTTTGGTCGCCTCTTTTTTAAATCCGCATGACATTTGCGAATGGGCTCGTGATGAAGATCTGAAAATGGATGTATTAGAAAAAGCACCACCGGTCGATCAGTGTCCGCAATTGCCCGCCAATTGGAAAATTCCCGAGTACGAACCTAAAATTGTCCGTGATCAGCAAAAAGTAAGTTTCAGAACCTACCCTTCTGTAAACTGGACTGCAGATCAATGGCGTCAATACCGCTGGGCCTACAACCGCTTAGTTGAAAAAGTAGACGGTTACATCGAAATGGTACTTGCCTCTTTGAAAAAATACAACATCGAAAAAAATACCATTATCGTTTTTACGGCCGATCATGGTGACGGCTATGCAGGACATAGCTGGAATCAAAAACAAATACTTTATGAAGAATCTGCTAAAATACCTTTTATCATTTCAAAAATAGGCGAATGGAAACCCCGCACCGATGAGCTGCTGGTTTGTAATGGTACCGACATTATTCCAACCATCTGTGGCTTTACCGGAGTACCCAAACCTGCCTATTTGAAAGGAATTGACATCAGTAAAAATATAGCCAATCCAACCCAAATCCTGCGGGATACTCTGGTTATCGAAACCGATTTTGCCGATAACGAAGAACTCTTAAACATTAGCGGACGTGCTGTAATTACTCAAAATCTCAAATACATCGTTTACAACAAAGGCGATTTAAAAGAACAGCTTTTCAATCTGACGACAGATCCGGGAGAAATCACCAATCTGGCAGTAAACAAGGCCTATAAAAAAGAACTAATTGCCCTGCGTCGTTATTTAAAAGAATGGTGCAAAAAGAACGGAGACCCTTTTCAATCCGGGTTATAA